The genomic window ATGTACCCTAGAAAATTATAAGAAGGGAATGATTTGGGGAGCAAGTGACAGATGGGATACCAGTACCATAACAGAATAGCACATCTGCAGGGATGTGGGGGGTGAGCGGAAGGTTCACTTACGGAGTTACTCGTCATCTTCTTCAGGGTCGCTGATCTCTTCATAAATCACCACCTGCTTTCTCTCACGCAGTCTGTGGGTCCAGGCATGTTCCCCCCTTTTGGGTCCTATGATGGAGAAGAGTTGGAAAGTGAGGATTGGATAGGTTGGAGAGTGTTAGGCTCTGTTTACTCAAAAACAGGAGATGCCTCCCCCCTCCCAAGTGCCCATGGGCCTTCTTTACCCAGTTTTTCACATTCTCTGGCTTAGAGAGGCTGAGACCTTAGACCCACACCAATACAGGCCAAATGCCAATTAAAGGTTTAGCTTGTGGCTCCTTCTCTTCTCAGGCTTAGATTCCCAACCTCTTCACTTACGGGAACATTCACCCATACCTCCTTTAATCCAGCACGTATTTGTTAAGGGCacacaggcataccttgttttattgcaccTCATGTTCATACTGCTTCGCAGgtgctgcaattttttttttggaaattctcACCAATTTTAcacttttccattattattatatccGTTATAGTGATATGTGATCAGTGAGCTTTGATATTATTACTacaattgtttttattgtttttagtgttttaaaataatttttgttctttattttgtgGGTACACCGTAGGTGTATATTCTTATGGGGTACATCAgatgctttgatacaggcatgcaatgcataataatcacatcatggaaaatagggtatccatcctcaagcatttctccttgccttacaaacaatccagttagactctttcagtttttttaatgtacaattaagttattattgactataatcaccctgttgtgtgTAATGGTTTTGGGGGTACCATGAACTGCACCCAAAGAAGTTGACAAACTTAATCGACCaatgttgtatgtgttctgactgctccaccgaTGAGCTGTTCCacgtctctcttccttttcttgggcctccctatttcctgagacacagcAACACTGAAATGAGGATTATTAACAACCTTACAATGGCCGCTAAGTGTTGAAATGAAACGAACAGtcgcatgtctctcactttaaatcagaagctagaaatggctaagcttagtgaggaaggcctgctgaaagccaagacaggctgaaagctcggcctcttgcaccaaacagccaagctgtgaatgcaaaggagaagttcttgaaggaaataataatactaatactccagtgaacacacgaagaagaaagcaaaactgcCTTACTGCTCAAATAGAGGAAGTTCGAGTGGTCAGGACAGAACATGAAACCAGCCAcagcattcccttaagccaaagtctaatTCAGAGCAAGACCAGAACTCTCTTCAAGTCCatgaaagctgagagaggtgaagaagctgcaggACAAACGTGTGAAGCTAGCAggggttggttcatgaggtttaaggaatgAAGCCgtttccataacataaaagtgcaaggtgaagcagcaaaccctgatggagaagctgcagcacgTTATCtggaagatctagctaagatcactgatgaaggtggctacaccaaacaacagattttcaatgtagattaAATAGCCTTGTATTGGAAGGAGATGCCgtctaggactttcacagctagagaaGATTGACTCCAACTTTGAAAGAAGTTctcctgtgggtaaaatgctgtccAATAGCATCACATACTACAGAGAAACCCTTCATGAAACAGAGAGTTAATCAATGTGGCAAATTTCACTGTTGTgttcttttaagaaactgccgcagccactccagccttcagcagccaccaccttgatcagccagcagccatcaccacccaggcaagaccctccaccagcaaaaagagtGACTCACTGGAGGCTCAGAAGATTGTTAGCATTTTAACAACGAATTagtttaaaattaaggtatgtacatttttagacataaCGCTATTGCACTCTTAGTGGACTGCACTGTAGTGTAAACATAATGTTTGTATGCACtgccaaaccaaaaaaacaatgtgtgtgactcactttattgcagtggtctggaaccgaacctgcaatatctctgaagtACACCTGTACTGGGTAACAGGCACTGAGCTGAGTAAGATACGATCCCAGGTTATCACAGATAGAATCGCCTGAGCACCGTTCATGTCATCAGGCTTCTAGATTAAATTTAATGCCTCCAAACAATCTATGAACTATGATTCTTTATATCCAACTTATGGACCGGGAATCTGGAGCTGAGAAAATCTGAAAGACTTGCCCCAAGTCACGTGGTTTTTCTATGGATGAGAACTCCAGTCTGTGTCTCTGGAGGTCACGTCTAACATCTCATCTGGAGCTGGGCGAGCTCCTCAGCCCAGCCTGGACCCGGGCTTGTCTGGGATCCAAGCCACACACCCAGTCCACCCACCTGAACATCGCCAGGGAAGCCAGAGGGGTTGTTCCCGCATTCTTTCCTCTTACCTGATGTCTCGTGAATCTTCTCAGAGGTAGTTGGATTTCCCGGGGGGCACAGCTCTTTCCCATGGTTCTGTGGGGCAGATGCTTCTGGCACTTCCTTCGAATCATTTCCTTCCTCTGCTGGCTTCTTCGGCATGATCTTTATAATGTGAAGGTCACAGATAAACAGTATGAGTGACATTTGTATAGTGCTTTAGAGCTTACAAAGCGTCTTCACATGCATTCCCTTAATCAATGTTCTCAACAACGCTGGGAGAGTTACACTTGCCTAAATAGGAGAAACCTGGGAGGTTAGTAGGGAAAGGAATGGCCTAAATGAATGGGATTTCCAGGGCTAGAATGCTTATCTTCACACTCTTTTAAGATTCGTGCAAACAGCAGAAATCTCCATGTAATTGAGAGTGTGGTATACAGAAGTTTTAGAGAATAGCATTTGAAGAATTCACAAGGTCTACAAAAGGAAAAGCTTCTATAAAATAGAAGGGATCCCATATAAGCTTGTAGACAGCTGCTGGGAGAGTAAATGTAAAGACATAGAGAGGGGACAAAACACTGCTGGGAAAGATGGTGTGGGGAGATGAAtacagggaagggagagggaaagaaatggTTTGCTGAAATTAATACGGGCAGCAAAGAAAGCTGGCATATGGCATGCCACCCTACCGAGGCACCGACATTGAATGTGGAATTCAGTGAGGTGGTGCCCATCAAAATTCTGGTTGCAGTGGGATGTGTCACTGACCAACAATCTTAAGCtacccttttttgttttctttttctttttgagacggagtcttgctctgtcgccaggctagtgAGGGATCTGACGAGGCAGAGGGATGGGGGGTTCTGTTCTGTTGACAAGAAatgagcctggccaatgtgaaCGAATTTAGAGGCTATTACTGggttatttgtaaattattagaAGGAAGAGAGCTAGGATCTCCAAGACTACAAGAGCCCGCCAGCACTTAGAGAGAATGTGGGGCATTTCAAGTTGCAGcaatcggccaggcgtggtggctcatgcctgtaatcccagcattttgggggggctgaggcatgcagatcgcttgagcccaggaggtcgagaccagcctgggaaacatagcaaaacccccatctttccaaaaaaacacacacacacacacacacacacacacaaaattagctgggggtggtggcgcaggcctggtacatctcagcactttggcaggccaagggggggcggatcgcttgagcccacgaggtcgaTACCAGCCTAGCCAACCTAGGGAaaccctctactaaaaaaaaaaaaataaataaataaaaaatattagtggGGGGCggggtggtgcacgcctgtagtcccgcggccgaggcaagaggatctcttgagcccaggaggttgaggccagcctggcgaacatagtgaaacccggcttataaaaaaaaaaaaaaaaaaagcatcggCAGGTTGGGGCACTTCTGTAGTCCCGGggccgaggcggaaggattgcttaagcccaggcggtcgaggccagtctggccaacatagcaaaaccgtctgtactaaaaaattaacaaataaaaaatattagtggGGGCggggtggtgcgtgcctgtagtcccgaggccaaggcgggaggattgcttgagcccaggcggctgaggccagcctggtcaacatggcggaactgtctctactaaaaaaaaaataaaaataaaaaatattagtgagggcgggtggtgcgtgcctgtagtcccgagGTTGacgcgggaggattgcttgagccccccgtctctactaaaatacaaaaataaaaaaatatttccagggGTGGGATGACACAGGCCTGTAGACccaaggccgaggtgggaggatcctccCTGATGATCGTCCTGAAAGGCATTAGTTGTCTTTCCGTCCTCAAGATTTTCAGAACCCCAAGCACTCGAGGGCCCTACAGAGGCTTCCTCCTTTTCTGTCTGCCCCCATTAGCCCATCTAGGGTGTCCCTTCAAGAGAAATTACCTCAGAGACAAAGCAGTGGTGGCGAAGTCGGCAGCAGTTGGTGACGAAGTCGGCAGCAGTTGGTGACGAAGTGTGGCTGGAGGAGAAAATATTCTGCAATGTCACTGCCTCAGGATGATGGACCAATCAGGGAAGTTAGTGAACCCCATCTGGCCAATCAGAAGTCAGAACAGTAGGCGGGAGGAGCGAAGCTGATGTGGGGTCTATCAGTCGAGGCTCCAGGGACAGAACCTTCTCAAGGTGGGAGCTGAAACTCTGATTTTCCCACCTAAAGCACCCCCTGGGATTGGCTACTCCAAGTTCGGAGTGCGCATGCTCTGATTTTCTCTTTCCATTGTTTTCCTATCCCTCTCCACCCCCTCGCAGTGCATTTGTTATCCAGTTTTAATAAGTAGTGTATATGAAGCAGGTCGTCATCTCAAATCTTTCCTGTCAGTTTCTAACTTTTTCAGGTATGGGATTTTTCCTAGGAACTCTGTAGTAACGTCAGaaatttgggccgggcacggtggctcatgcttgtagtccgaGCACATCGGGAGGCCACAGCTGGtggatcgtttgaacccgggaggcagaggttgcagtgagccacaatcacgccactgcaccccagcctggacaacagagcgataccctgtctcttatttctacaaaaaataaataaaattagcgaGGCggggtggtgtgcctgtagttccagttactcaggaggctgaggatcgcttgagcccaggagtacgagGTTGCAGTGACCATGATCCAGCCACTGCTGCCTACCTCGGCCACAGAGCGATatcttgtcagaaaaaaaaaaaaaaaaaaaaacaagagagaaagaaagaaaaatttcaatgAGCCAgttccagtggctcatgcctgtaagcccaacactttgagaggctgaggcaggagatggaaggatcacttgaggacaggagttccgGAACAATCTGGGatgcatagtgagacccccatctctataaaattgtttttttttttttttgagacggagtctcgctctctcacccaggctggagtgcagcggcggaatctcggctcactgcaagctccgcctcccgggttcacgccattctcctggctcagcctctccgagtagctgggactacaggcgcccgccaccacgcccggctaatttttttgtatctttagtagagacggggtttcaccgtggtctcgatctcctgacctcgtgatccgcccgcctcggcctcccaaagtgctgggattacaagcgtgagccaccgtgcccggcctaaaaaatttttaaaaaagaaattcaaactaaaaaaaaaaaaaaaaaaaaaaacttctatatatgtttttttctagaagaccagagaaccagaaatatattttacccattgatattaataatatttataataatagtattaaaaaGAGTGTGTAATTGGGGCCCACTGTGTTCCTCAGGGAGCTCATAAGTCAATTTGTCTAAGAAGTTTCCGCCACCCCCATCCTTAGTACCTCCAACAAGTCCCCGTTCCTCTCTGGGCTTTCCATCTACAGCCCTGATGTCTCTAAGATCCTCCCAGGATGACAGCAAGCTCTCTTAGGGCAGGGACAGGGCAATGGCCCTTGAGCCCAGCACAAAGCCCTTTATGTGCATCTTCCCATTCGTTTTCACAACCTTCTCTTGAGTTAAATGCTATTAGCATCCCCAGTGTGCAGATGttgagactgaggctcagagaattaaGCAGTCTGCTCGAGATCACATAGTcagtgggtgacagagctgggattcaccCCCAAGATGAATTGAGTCCAAAGTCtgtgcttttatttatgtatttatttatttttaattaaaatgctaacaatcttctgagccttcagtgagtcactctttttgctggtggagggtcttgcctgggtggtgatggctgctggctgatcaaggtggtggctgctgaaggctggagtggctgtggcagtttcttaaaagaacACAACAGTGAAATTTGCCACATCGATTAGCTCTCCCTTTCATGAAGGGTTTCCCTGTAGTATGTGATGCTATTggacagcattttacccacaggagAACTTCTTTCAAAGTTGGAGTGaatcctctctagctatgaaagtcctagatggcatctgcTTCCAATGGAAGGCTAGTTTATCcatattgaaaatctgttgtttggtgtagccaccttcatcagtgatcttagctagatcttccaGATAGcgtgctgcagcttctccatcagggtttgctgcttcaccttgcacttttacaTTACGGAGACAGCTactttccttaaacctcacaaaccaacctctgctagtttCACACGTTTcctctgcagcttcttcacctctctcagctttcatGGACTGGAAAAGAGTTTGGCTGTTGCTCTGAATTAGACtctggcttaagggaatgttgtggctggtttcatCTTCTATCCTGACCACTGAAACTTTCTCTATTTGAGCAGTAAggcagttttgctttcttattcatgtgttcactggagtattAGTAttataatttccttcaagaacttttcctttgcattcacagcttggtTGTTTGGTGGAAGAGGCCGAGCTTTCAGCCCATCTTGGCTTTCAGCaggccttcctcactaagcttagccatttctagcttctgatttaaagtgagagacatgcgactcttcctttcatttgaacacttagtGGCCATTGTAGGGTTGTTCACTGTCCTGATTTCAGTGTTgctgtgtctcaggaaatagggaggcccaagaaaAGGAAGGTACGCAAGGAAGAGCTCATcgatggagcagtcagaacacacacaacattgatCGATTACGTTCGTCATCTTCTGTGGGCGCAGTTCTTAGTACCCCCAAAGCATTTACAcagaatagggtgactatagtcagtaataactaaatcatacatttaaaaataactgcaagagtgtaactggattgtttgtaacacaaggaTAAATGGCTGAGGGGATGGAAACcctattttccatgatgtgatcaTTACGCatttgcatgcctgtatcaaaacatctcacgtaccccataagtatatacacctactgtgtatccacgaaataaacaacaaaaattattttaaaatactaaaaaacaacaaaaacagttgcAATAACATCAAAGCTCACTGATCAcaaatcaccataacagatataataataatggaaaagtgTAAAATTGGtgagaatttctaaaaaaaaatgcagtatgtGCGAAGCACTATGAAAATGAGGTGCAATAAAACGAGGTATGCCAGTGTGCCTTTAACAAATACTTGCAGAATGAAAGGAGGTATGGGTGAATGTTCCCATAAGTGAAGATGTTGGGAATCTAAACCTCACAACGGAAGGAGCCAGAAGCTAAAACTTTAATTGGCATTTGGCCTGTATTGGTGTGGGTCTAAGGTCTCAGCCTCTCTAAGCCAGAGAATGTGAAAAACTGGATAAAGAAGGCCCATGGGCACTTGGGAGCGGGGAGGCATCTCCTGTTTTTGCGAAAACAGAGCCTAACACTCTCCAACCTACCCAACCCTCATCTTCCAACTTTTCTCCATCATAGGACCCGAAAGGGGGGAACATGCCTGGACCCACAGACTGCGTGAGAGAAAGCAGGTGGTGATTTATGAAGAGATCAGCGACCCTGAAGAAGATGACGAGTAACTCCGTAAGTGAACCTTCCGCTCACCCCCCACATCCCTGCAGATGTGCTATTCTGTTATGGTACTGGTATCCCATCTTGCCATTTGTTTCCCAAATGATTCCTTTCTCATAATTTTCTACTGTACAGCATTGAGGCTGGATGATGAGATTTCCCATGCTCTTTCTACTCCCTGCCCTGTATATCCAGGGATCCTCCCTACCCCGGATGCTGTGGGCCCCGAAACCCCAGGTCAGCCCTGGTATGTGGCCACACCTTCCTGTAGCCTAGGAACGGATAAACCAGGTGAGGAAGTCACTGTGGCAAGAGCAGATGGTTCACTTCAAGGAACCGTGGAAGGCATGTGCAGGCCCTGAGATAGGGCAGAATCAGAGTGTGCAGTGTCTGCAGGTCAGGAGGAGTTGAGATTGAGTTATTGGGCACTGGGAACTCATTgccactttctttctctcttcttgcctcagcctcagggaTATGACACATGCCCATGATGAGAAGCAGAATGTGGTGACCTTTCACGAACATGGGCATGGCTGTGGACCCCTCGTCATCAGGTGTATAGCAAGTGAAAGCAAGTGTTCACAACAGTGAAAAGTTGAGCATCGTTTTTCTTAGTGTGCCAAGAGTTCGATGTTAGCGTTTCCATTGTATTTTATTACACTGTGTCATTCTGTTAGATATTATCCTTTTCATGGATGAGCAAGACATACTTAACGCATATTTCAGTTTGTGTATCCATGCATCTACTTAAAAAGCAAGTATCGTCAGGTATTCTCTGCATAGAACAGCActaccctcctctctccccagatGTGACTACTGAGGGCAGTTCCGAGTGTTTAATATCAGATTTTTTCCTCTGCATttacacaccacacatgcacgcgcctgcatacacacacacacacacactcacaccaagTACCACTATAAGCATCTCCCATCTGCTTTACCCCATTGCCATGCGTCCTGGTCAAGCCCCCCTCGCTCGGTTTCCTGTTCAGCATGTACTCCCCTCATCCGATTCCCCTGTATCAGTTACTGACAGTTAATAAACCTTTGCAAACATTCCCCAGTTCTTTGCCCCTCTCATTATTGCGCACACAGCTCTGTGCACGTGTGTGAATATTTCTTTAGGAAAGATTCTTAGAAGCGGAATTGCTGTGTCAAAGgagtcatttattcaacaaaaccCTAACGAGTGGGTCCTCGTGCTGAGCGCTGTCCTAGGTGCTGCAGAGACATCAGGGAGCAAGGCAGACAGATGTTCCTGACCACCATTCTAGAGGAGGATATTTCCAGTTGttgggtttctttgtttgtttgtttcttctagcgatgggggtcttgctctgtccaggctggagtgcagcggcatgatcatagctcaatgcagccttgaactcctgggctcaagtgatcctccttccttggcctcctaaagtgttgggattacaggcgtgagccaccgcacctggcctccagtttttattttgatagagacTATACACTTCAGTCCTGGAGCAGGATTCTGCAGCAGGTGGTTGGGCATCTTGGCCTTCGCTCTCTGAACGATTTTCGCATTCTAGGGCTGGGACGGTCCATTTGGGAGTATGTGGGAGGAGACACAGATGAAATTGTCATCTGGGGAACATGgaggaatgaggaagatgcaTGCACTGTAGACCCTGTGATGGTCAGGGATTAGAAGAGTCCACTTAGTCTCCATGCAGGGGAGCAATCGGTGGGAAAGTCCCCTGGACAGAAGCATGAGACTGCCCATCAAGGGTCTCACCAACCAAGGgcctgggggctgaggtggggacgATGATTTGGGAATGGGACAGTTCTTTCTCACAGGTACCACTGCATGGTGCAGAGGGGAAAGAgttgtggggaagggaagggcagaggGGAGTCTATTTTAGAACAAACCATTGTGTGTGAATGGAGACATTAAAGCTCCATTCACAAGCAAACGGACTTGAAACACCAGCCCCAGGTGGAGGCAGGATCAGAGCTGTTTTGACTGTCCATAACCCATCACCTTGGCCTCTTGCTTCTCCCCAGCCTTGGAAGGAGGAAACTACCATCATTATGCCTATATGAGAGATGAGAGACGGAGTCCCAGACAGATGGTAGGCATCTTGTCACAGGTCCTACAGCTGGCAGGTGCAGGAGGGGCTGAGTTTGGAGCTCACTGACTTCAGAAACATTAAGGAGGAcaggtgtgtgtggtggagggagggagaattgAACAAGCCCCGGCTCCTGTCCCCAGTCACAAGGTAGAGGCTGTGGGTTCATTTTCCAAGACAAGGAGCCCTTAGAGATGGAGAGTGCAGGGAGGGAGAGGCGATCGTGGACATAGTGGGGACAGTGGGAGACAGAGACGTGCAGCGTGGGCAGAAGAGGGGCAGGCAAAGAAGCAGGGGAGACCCAAGACTAAGTGTGGGCTGTCACAGCCACCAGAGGGAGAGGGTGCT from Nomascus leucogenys isolate Asia chromosome X, Asia_NLE_v1, whole genome shotgun sequence includes these protein-coding regions:
- the LOC115833284 gene encoding putative protein SSX8, yielding MPKKPAEEGNDSKEVPEASAPQNHGKELCPPGNPTTSEKIHETSGNREAQEKEERRGTAHRWSSQNTYNIGRLSLSTSLGAVHGTPKTITHNRDPKGGNMPGPTDCVRESRW